Proteins found in one Candidatus Angelobacter sp. genomic segment:
- a CDS encoding RHS repeat-associated core domain-containing protein, whose protein sequence is YTWISGWYPGTTTHYVYDGKRVIQERTSNPTVSYTRGADLSGSLEGAGGIGGLLSRSHAYQSGSGSFTNHNYYHADGNGNITYMVDTNQSMVASYRYDPFGNTISSSGTLSGVNVYRFSSKERHNNSGMYYYGYRWYDPNLQRWPNRDPLGEFPDGPNLYAFVGNNPLTRVDIDGLTWRSNWDFFWDWALGRGGNNRNYNDGSTESGEMKNSPGGQAMRDKFYKGGCKDFNNGNYGTGRAAWDTLVNPSTADWSGTGAQVGGFGGATATDNGNGTVTFCIPNVAGTHSFFYHIVPDRSGTTGPGRNIKQTICWTEPIDKSKCPCPK, encoded by the coding sequence ACTATACGTGGATCAGCGGCTGGTATCCCGGCACCACGACGCATTATGTTTACGACGGGAAGCGGGTGATCCAGGAGCGGACGAGCAATCCGACGGTGAGCTACACGCGGGGCGCGGACCTGTCGGGTTCATTGGAAGGCGCGGGTGGCATCGGCGGCTTGCTGTCGCGCAGCCATGCGTATCAATCCGGGAGCGGGAGCTTCACGAACCACAATTATTATCATGCCGATGGAAACGGGAACATCACCTACATGGTGGACACCAATCAAAGCATGGTGGCGAGTTATCGGTACGATCCGTTTGGGAACACGATTTCATCGAGCGGCACGTTGTCGGGGGTGAACGTGTATCGGTTCAGCTCGAAGGAACGGCACAACAACAGCGGGATGTATTACTACGGCTACCGTTGGTATGATCCCAACCTCCAACGGTGGCCAAATAGAGACCCGTTGGGTGAGTTCCCTGACGGCCCGAACTTGTATGCCTTCGTCGGCAACAATCCGTTAACCAGAGTGGACATTGACGGGCTGACGTGGCGGAGCAACTGGGACTTCTTCTGGGATTGGGCGCTTGGTCGCGGTGGCAACAACCGTAACTACAATGACGGCTCGACGGAGTCGGGCGAAATGAAGAACTCGCCCGGCGGTCAAGCGATGCGTGACAAGTTTTACAAAGGCGGCTGTAAAGACTTCAACAACGGCAACTATGGCACGGGCAGAGCAGCCTGGGATACGCTCGTCAATCCGTCCACGGCTGACTGGTCTGGCACGGGCGCTCAAGTAGGAGGCTTTGGCGGAGCTACTGCGACGGACAACGGCAACGGCACGGTCACGTTCTGCATTCCAAACGTCGCGGGAACGCACTCGTTCTTCTATCACATCGTCCCCGACCGCAGCGGCACGACCGGCCCAGGAAGAAACATCAAGCAGACCATCTGCTGGACAGAGCCGATAGACAAAAGCAAGTGCCCGTGCCCGAAATGA
- a CDS encoding helix-turn-helix transcriptional regulator, with amino-acid sequence MQALFSDRLYGALMATKSNLRRLREAAGLSVRELAKQIGESNTNVSYWERSGQIPRSDVLAPMAKALGVTVHELLGEPKPGRAVTPGGKLGQVFDRVAKLPRRQQDKIIEVVNALVAQSATGN; translated from the coding sequence ATGCAAGCTTTATTTTCAGACCGGCTTTATGGTGCGCTCATGGCAACGAAGTCCAACTTGCGGCGGCTGCGTGAAGCAGCCGGGTTGTCCGTGCGTGAACTCGCCAAGCAAATCGGCGAGTCCAACACCAACGTCAGCTATTGGGAACGCAGCGGGCAGATTCCGCGCTCGGATGTTCTCGCGCCGATGGCCAAGGCGCTCGGCGTCACCGTGCATGAACTGCTCGGCGAGCCGAAGCCAGGCCGGGCGGTCACGCCCGGCGGCAAGCTCGGCCAGGTCTTCGACCGCGTGGCCAAGCTGCCCCGCCGTCAGCAGGACAAAATCATCGAGGTCGTCAACGCGTTGGTTGCCCAGTCCGCGACCGGGAACTGA